Proteins from a genomic interval of Caulobacter sp. SL161:
- a CDS encoding alpha/beta hydrolase, whose amino-acid sequence MMSRLSWIVAAGALALAGFGGAAHAAAPQFKPTTCKGDYKDAARQVRCGTLVVDETRGDPKSRRITVAVAIVKASAPKAGQPPVVYLHGGPGGSAVGGLPRMLKSKAALEYVAVDQDWIFIDQRGGGQSDPNLDCPGANLTDAGPPSDKDAQAIIACMKAFQAMGVNLSRYNAVEVAKDVQDLRKLLKLPLIDLYGGSYGTRIEAAIQTHAAEGVRAVVQDSPWPPEADWTVGGPAMVSSSIDIVMAKCARVAECAKRYPDLKAKLAVVAERWLAGPQTINGKTYTADDLGGWLMDASYFTASVLPRDLWKIIEGDVSPVAEFVESRDYYSEGQFMTHLCKEEIPFEARAAVADGAEKDPVARLMVASMQRIHDVCAVIDVGPINKVEQAPVKTAIPTLFLAAEIDPGCPPELTRAAAKGYQGSQVVIVTNATHGVSRSSPCVRKMIRSFFLDPTQPVDRSCLPAADTPMAFTYQ is encoded by the coding sequence TTGATGTCGCGTCTGTCCTGGATTGTCGCCGCCGGCGCCCTGGCTCTGGCTGGTTTTGGCGGAGCTGCGCATGCCGCCGCGCCGCAGTTCAAGCCGACGACCTGCAAGGGCGACTACAAGGACGCCGCGCGGCAGGTGCGTTGCGGGACCCTGGTCGTCGACGAGACGCGGGGCGACCCCAAGAGCCGCCGGATCACGGTGGCGGTCGCCATCGTCAAGGCCAGCGCGCCCAAGGCCGGCCAGCCGCCCGTCGTCTATCTGCACGGCGGTCCGGGCGGTTCGGCCGTCGGCGGCCTGCCGCGGATGCTCAAGAGCAAGGCGGCGCTTGAGTATGTCGCGGTCGATCAGGACTGGATCTTCATCGACCAGCGCGGCGGCGGGCAGTCTGATCCCAACCTCGACTGTCCCGGCGCCAACCTGACCGACGCCGGCCCGCCCAGCGACAAGGACGCCCAGGCGATCATCGCCTGCATGAAGGCCTTCCAGGCCATGGGCGTGAACCTGTCGCGCTACAACGCCGTCGAGGTCGCCAAGGACGTCCAGGACCTGCGCAAGCTGCTCAAGCTGCCGCTGATCGACCTCTATGGCGGCTCATACGGCACCCGCATCGAGGCGGCGATCCAGACGCATGCGGCTGAGGGCGTGCGCGCGGTGGTGCAAGACTCGCCCTGGCCGCCCGAGGCCGACTGGACCGTCGGCGGCCCGGCCATGGTCTCCAGCTCGATCGACATCGTCATGGCCAAGTGCGCCCGCGTCGCCGAATGCGCCAAGCGCTATCCGGACCTGAAGGCCAAGCTGGCCGTCGTCGCCGAGCGCTGGCTGGCCGGTCCCCAGACGATCAACGGCAAGACCTACACGGCCGATGACCTCGGCGGTTGGCTGATGGACGCCAGCTACTTCACCGCCAGTGTCCTGCCGCGCGATCTCTGGAAGATCATTGAGGGCGACGTCTCGCCGGTGGCCGAGTTCGTCGAGAGCCGCGACTACTACAGCGAGGGTCAGTTCATGACCCATCTGTGCAAGGAAGAAATCCCCTTCGAGGCCCGCGCCGCCGTCGCCGACGGCGCCGAGAAGGATCCGGTCGCCCGCCTGATGGTCGCCTCGATGCAGCGCATCCACGACGTCTGCGCCGTGATCGACGTGGGGCCGATCAACAAGGTCGAGCAGGCCCCGGTCAAGACCGCCATCCCGACCCTGTTCCTGGCCGCCGAGATCGATCCGGGCTGCCCGCCGGAACTGACCCGCGCCGCCGCCAAGGGCTATCAGGGCTCGCAGGTGGTGATCGTCACCAACGCCACCCACGGCGTCTCGCGCAGCAGCCCGTGCGTGCGCAAGATGATCCGCAGCTTCTTCCTGGATCCGACCCAGCCGGTCGACCGCAGCTGCCTGCCGGCGGCGGATACGCCGATGGCGTTCACGTACCAATAG
- a CDS encoding crotonase/enoyl-CoA hydratase family protein, with protein sequence MSNQDQANYSCFKVEIEAGVAHIQLKRPEAMNTMTRPFWNELPAIVKDIDDNARARCIVISSTGKHFSAGMDLSVFTDDEGVTARQDADRWVAAESFRRFVHHLQETFSCLDKARMPVIVAIQGGCIGGAVDFISACDIRYATTDAFFQIQEINIGMTADVGTFPRLCKLIPEGWVRELAYAGRRLPAQRARDIGLVNEVFDTHEEVVAHALATAREIAGKSPLAVAGSKVMINYARDHSIADALDYIATWQTGMFSGPHMAEAFTAKAQKRDAVFPDLLPLKKKM encoded by the coding sequence ATGAGCAACCAGGATCAGGCGAACTATAGCTGTTTCAAGGTCGAGATCGAGGCTGGCGTCGCGCACATCCAATTGAAGCGCCCCGAAGCCATGAACACCATGACACGGCCGTTCTGGAACGAGCTTCCCGCGATTGTAAAGGATATTGATGACAATGCGCGCGCGCGCTGCATCGTCATCTCCTCGACCGGCAAGCATTTCAGCGCCGGCATGGACCTGTCGGTGTTCACCGACGACGAGGGCGTCACCGCCCGCCAGGACGCCGACCGCTGGGTGGCCGCCGAGAGCTTCCGCCGCTTCGTCCATCACCTGCAGGAGACCTTCAGCTGCCTGGACAAGGCCCGCATGCCGGTGATCGTCGCCATCCAGGGCGGCTGCATCGGCGGCGCGGTCGACTTCATCAGCGCCTGCGACATCCGCTACGCCACCACCGACGCCTTCTTCCAGATCCAGGAAATCAACATCGGCATGACCGCCGACGTCGGCACCTTCCCGCGCCTGTGCAAGCTGATCCCCGAGGGCTGGGTGCGGGAGCTGGCCTATGCCGGTCGCCGCCTGCCCGCCCAGCGGGCCCGCGACATCGGCCTCGTCAACGAGGTGTTCGACACCCACGAGGAGGTCGTCGCCCACGCCCTGGCCACCGCCCGCGAGATCGCCGGGAAGTCGCCGCTGGCCGTGGCCGGCAGCAAGGTGATGATCAACTACGCCCGCGACCACTCGATCGCCGACGCGCTGGACTACATCGCCACCTGGCAGACCGGCATGTTCAGCGGCCCGCACATGGCCGAGGCCTTCACCGCCAAGGCCCAGAAGCGCGATGCGGTGTTCCCGGATCTCTTGCCGCTGAAGAAGAAGATGTGA
- a CDS encoding SH3 domain-containing protein, with translation MTTRKTPATALAIAAVLGAGLAAAPAPVLAQQSKPLGGLFSCEGSGKKQEGGALIGAAAGALLGSKLAKNEQTLGALVGAAAGAAAGAYIGCRMQSTDAALAEQATKKALETGVSQTWSNSRTGNSGRINVVSSSYGPPIDGRTIRYAQGVQSLQSLAATPGAYTAASTANLRAGPSTKTAVVGKLAAGETFDAIGQAPTGGWVLVGRSGFGVGYAAASLVRPTGQTVASCRVIDAAVSGGGQATSTQRYSACRDNRGEWQLTQA, from the coding sequence ATGACGACGCGCAAGACCCCCGCCACGGCCCTGGCCATCGCCGCCGTCCTGGGCGCCGGCCTGGCGGCCGCGCCGGCGCCGGTGCTGGCCCAGCAATCCAAGCCGCTGGGTGGCCTGTTTTCCTGCGAAGGCTCGGGCAAGAAGCAGGAAGGCGGTGCTCTGATCGGCGCGGCGGCCGGCGCTCTGCTGGGCAGCAAGCTGGCCAAGAACGAACAGACCCTGGGCGCCCTGGTCGGCGCGGCCGCCGGCGCGGCGGCGGGGGCCTATATCGGCTGCCGCATGCAGTCGACCGACGCGGCCCTGGCCGAGCAGGCCACCAAGAAGGCGCTGGAGACGGGCGTCTCCCAGACCTGGAGCAACAGCCGCACCGGCAATTCGGGCCGCATCAATGTGGTCTCGTCCAGCTACGGCCCGCCGATCGACGGCCGCACCATCCGCTACGCCCAGGGCGTCCAGAGCCTGCAGAGCCTGGCCGCCACCCCGGGCGCCTATACGGCCGCCTCGACGGCGAACCTGCGCGCCGGGCCCTCCACCAAGACCGCCGTGGTCGGCAAGCTGGCGGCCGGCGAGACCTTCGACGCCATCGGCCAGGCGCCGACGGGCGGTTGGGTGCTGGTGGGCCGCAGCGGCTTTGGCGTCGGCTACGCGGCCGCCTCGCTGGTGCGTCCCACCGGTCAGACGGTCGCCAGCTGCCGGGTCATCGACGCGGCGGTCTCGGGCGGTGGCCAGGCGACCTCGACCCAGCGCTACAGCGCCTGCCGCGACAATCGCGGCGAGTGGCAGCTGACCCAGGCCTAG